In the Wyeomyia smithii strain HCP4-BCI-WySm-NY-G18 chromosome 2, ASM2978416v1, whole genome shotgun sequence genome, one interval contains:
- the LOC129722637 gene encoding steroidogenic acute regulatory protein-like gives MADDDIRSAVHSMYASHYQQYQPYQSQFATAQPGVSTMAGRTGLPRSQSHMVNLLSEDFIAGYMDEGRMSVVRRFFCLFVTFDVVFISLLWIICVMITGDNIAHALQIQVIHYTIYTSLFDVVITALLRFLILILFYGCFHLNHWIVISFSTTGSCGFLIYKVFMYNWTATPQPVFEVLLIVVSFVLAWGEAWFLDCRVIPQERYARNYYVAVTNPTTTDVHTPLLAPFLNSAMSGRTESVGNFYSPYDSIHNSDDEEDEQDEEFKKMGSECVRKAYALLESTDWKLEKLTSKGDTIQSCTQDKLGKIYRLTGKIHYPARKLLQELYYKIEDVPNWNPTLLESKIIRKIDSHTDISYQATVGGGGGVVKCRDFVNLRCWHLCRDGRVIEGIDLFPADPKVKVPLTPVTEEADDDDEEDNDSEGLNGASDSDEQSSAPAQQSFTKSCSEFKLGSSSSDQKTKAAFSTLSKSLGAQDFQYTGSGSGNSDPEDVFSDALTEHQDRLKEAVGHARIGKDRKQKSGACEPQKGGNVFVSAAISIEYPSVPATTKYIRGENKVSCWAMREIDNQKGYCIFEWLLCLDLKGFIPRYVLDTAYTTLMQDYMIHLRNYVAVLRSQEKVPAANASTYSRIGAKDSAAAKPGTS, from the exons ATGGCTGACGATGACATCAGATCTGCCGTTCACTCGATGTATGCAAGCCACTACCAACAGTATCAACCGTATCAGTCACAATTCGCCACAGCGCAGCCCGGTGTATCGACAATGGCGGGACGCACAGGGT TGCCGCGATCTCAATCTCACATGGTTAACCTGTTGAGCGAGGACTTCATTGCTGGCTACATGGACGAGGGTCGTATGTCCGTGGTTCGTCGTTTCTTCTGTCTCTTTGTCACATTTGATGTAGTTTTTATTTCGTTACTGTGGATTATTTGTGTTATG ATTACCGGCGACAATATTGCTCATGCGTTGCAAATACAAGTGATTCATTATACTATCTATACCTCTCTGTTTGATGTTGTCATAACCGCGTTGTTACGGTTTCTAATTTTGATTCTTTTCTATGGATGTTTCCACCTAAACCATTGGATTGTGATTTCT TTTTCCACTACCGGTTCCTGTGGTTTTTTAATCTACAAAGTATTCATGTACAAT TGGACAGCAACTCCTCAACCTGTCTTCGAAGTTTTGCTAATCGTGGTGTCTTTCGTACTGGCATGGGGCGAAGCTTGGTTTCTAGACTGCAGAGTTATCCCACAGGAGCGATATGCCAGAAACTATTACGTTG CTGTTACCAACCCTACCACTACGGATGTGCACACTCCACTTCTGGCTCCATTCTTGAATTCAGCAATGTCCGGCAGAACCGAAAGTGTTGGAAACTTTTATTCACCATATGATTCTATTCATAACAGCGACGACGAAGAAGACGAACAG GatgaagaatttaaaaaaatgggcaGCGAATGCGTTCGAAAGGCGTACGCTCTATTAGAATCGACCGATTGGAAGCTAGAGAAGTTGACTTCCAAGGGGGACACAATCCAAAGCTGTACTCAGGATAAACTTGGGAAAATATATAGATTAACA GGAAAAATTCACTATCCTGCAAGAAAACTGCTACAGGAACTGTATTATAAAATCGAAGACGTGCCCAACTGGAATCCAACGCTGCTAGAGTCGAAAATTATTCGG AAAATCGACAGCCACACGGACATCTCGTATCAGGCGACGGTCGGTGGTGGGGGTGGCGTCGTTAAGTGTCGTGACTTTGTGAATCTTCGTTGTTGGCATCTGTGCCGTGATGGTCGTGTGATAGAAGGTATTGATCTGTTTCCGGCCGACCCAAAAGTTAAAGTCCCGCTGACACCCGTTACCGAGGAGGCCGACGATGACGATGAGGAAGACAACGATAGCGAAGGGCTGAATGGTGCCAGCGATAGCGATGAGCAGAGCAGTGCGCCAGCTCAGCAATCGTTTACCAAATCTTGTAGTGAATTTAAGTTAGGCAGCAGTAGTAGTGACCAAAAGACTAAAGCGGCATTTTCGACGCTCAGCAAAAGTCTTGGTGCGCAGGACTTTCAGTACACTGGAAGCGGAAGCGGTAATTCCGATCCGGAAGACGTGTTTTCCGATGCGTTGACTGAGCACCAGGATAGACTCAAAGAGGCGGTAGGCCATGCTAGAATAGGTAAGGATAGAAAACAGAAATCCGGTGCATGTGAACCCCAAAAAGGCGGAAATGTATTTGTTAGTGCTGCGATCAGTATCGAGTATCCGAGTGTTCCCGCTACAACCAAGTATATTAG AGGGGAAAATAAAGTTTCTTGCTGGGCTATGCGGGAAATCGATAATCAAAAAGGATACTGTATTTTTGAATGGTTACTCTGTTTGGATCTGAAAGGATTTATTCCACGTTACGTTCTAGACACT GCCTACACAACTCTAATGCAAGACTACATGATACATCTCCGCAACTATGTGGCAGTACTTCGAAGTCAAGAGAAAGTGCCTGCAGCAAACGCGTCCACATACTCCCGGATAGGTGCGAAAGATTCCGCTGCTGCTAAGCCCGGAACTTCTTAA